In Paenibacillus guangzhouensis, a single window of DNA contains:
- the opp4C gene encoding oligopeptide ABC transporter permease, with the protein MLPVQQQRSTSPWRLAFAEFRRNRLAIACLIFLSIVTVLCIIAPWLTAWDPVKINIRFINKAPSTEHWLGTDKGGRDIVARLLYGGRITLWICFSISIIVTFLGTLVGSIAGYFGGRVDSLLMRFTDLVLTFPFLVFVIVLKAIFPDTGISVFILVVSFLAWGGAARLVRSKILAEKENEYVLAAISIGCKPSTVIIKHLLPNVITTIIVQAILILAGMITVETGLSYLGFGVPANIPSWGNMMSDAISPDVIKNQWWVWLPSGILITATILAINFLGEGLKDAFNTKKPS; encoded by the coding sequence ATGCTACCCGTACAACAACAGCGAAGCACTTCACCGTGGCGGCTCGCATTCGCCGAATTCCGCAGGAACAGGCTTGCCATTGCTTGTCTGATCTTCTTGTCGATCGTAACGGTTCTCTGTATTATAGCGCCGTGGTTAACGGCGTGGGATCCTGTCAAAATCAACATTCGGTTCATTAACAAGGCACCGTCAACTGAACATTGGCTGGGGACGGATAAAGGCGGCCGCGACATTGTCGCACGTCTGCTCTATGGCGGCCGAATTACCTTATGGATCTGCTTCTCGATTAGTATCATCGTAACGTTCCTAGGGACGCTTGTCGGCTCGATTGCTGGTTATTTCGGAGGTCGTGTAGACAGCCTGCTCATGCGCTTCACAGACCTCGTTCTTACATTCCCTTTCCTCGTATTCGTTATTGTATTAAAAGCGATCTTCCCAGACACGGGAATATCCGTCTTCATTCTCGTCGTCAGTTTCCTTGCTTGGGGAGGCGCAGCAAGACTTGTGCGAAGCAAAATTCTTGCCGAGAAAGAGAATGAGTATGTCTTAGCTGCCATATCGATTGGCTGCAAGCCTTCTACCGTCATCATTAAACATTTGTTGCCGAACGTCATTACGACCATTATCGTCCAAGCCATCTTAATCCTGGCCGGTATGATTACAGTTGAGACAGGACTTAGCTACCTAGGATTTGGCGTTCCTGCGAATATTCCTAGCTGGGGCAATATGATGTCAGACGCCATTTCACCAGACGTCATCAAAAACCAATGGTGGGTCTGGCTTCCTTCCGGCATTCTCATCACGGCTACGATTCTCGCCATTAATTTCCTCGGCGAAGGCTTGAAAGACGCATTCAATACGAAGAAGCCCTCCTAA